The proteins below come from a single Syntrophorhabdaceae bacterium genomic window:
- a CDS encoding methyl-accepting chemotaxis protein, whose amino-acid sequence MNDGNSDLYPETLPSDRWPGNLREIISSLSVLTKQTEDQFLSIGSRLNDFYKQSGGISGLSSSLLDCMLGDELTGTTGSLESILNRMNTYLEQTDEAFRGSLKTLNDVQEMVNASRAPLESFKKIVKKLKILSISTKIESAQINNDNNGFLTLADDVERLSVLIHEKCKNISENAGALGSIIEQTLSRMHFMEERQHSQVGAIFRGVQSGLSTLTAKHERSSRAAGEISERLTVISDNIGQVVMSMQFHDITRQQLEHVVTALESLTRYLESGCKGKEDLSPQADEIIKDIVIETGDLSELQSIQMKDARDKFVSAVENIQDSLSGIATGVVGLSEQTKEVTGTADLVASSFFTNVESGISQVIASLQDNARASQELSGAIDSLLTTVDAMSKFVDDIEEIGGEIELIAVNARIKAAHTGDEGAPLGVIAEATQKLSIEASAQKMAISNMLREIVSKTGQLHEGIRADVNERLREVDDMAEGLKGLLVNLHRVHDNILHLLGKIDRACQVLACDIQDSVSGITVHRQFEETIAGIMFTLDNIIGESRRLVPVDDIRNRKGALVNLKQHYTMQSEYNIHESYESSRVIDLKKARELKTEDKDSAGRTSGTEIADDYGDNVELF is encoded by the coding sequence TCCTGTCTATCGGCTCACGTCTCAATGATTTCTACAAGCAGTCAGGGGGTATCTCCGGATTGTCGTCCTCACTGTTAGACTGTATGCTCGGGGACGAACTGACCGGGACCACAGGCAGCCTGGAAAGCATACTGAACCGGATGAACACATATCTTGAACAGACAGATGAGGCATTCAGGGGGAGCCTTAAAACATTGAACGATGTGCAGGAAATGGTCAATGCCTCCAGAGCACCGCTGGAAAGTTTTAAAAAGATAGTAAAGAAGCTGAAGATACTGAGCATCTCGACGAAGATAGAAAGCGCTCAGATAAACAACGATAATAACGGTTTTTTAACCCTTGCAGATGATGTTGAAAGGCTCTCTGTGCTCATCCACGAAAAATGCAAGAACATATCCGAAAATGCCGGCGCCCTTGGCAGTATCATAGAACAGACCTTATCCCGTATGCATTTCATGGAAGAGAGACAGCATTCCCAGGTGGGCGCTATCTTCCGGGGCGTACAGTCAGGCCTTTCGACACTGACCGCCAAACATGAACGCTCCTCGAGGGCAGCCGGAGAGATATCGGAGAGACTTACAGTTATCTCTGATAATATCGGACAGGTTGTCATGAGTATGCAGTTTCACGATATCACGCGCCAGCAGCTTGAACATGTAGTAACTGCGCTGGAGAGCCTTACCCGTTATCTTGAGTCAGGATGTAAGGGCAAAGAGGACCTCTCGCCCCAGGCAGATGAAATAATAAAAGATATCGTTATTGAGACAGGAGACCTCTCGGAGCTGCAGTCCATCCAGATGAAGGATGCGCGGGATAAGTTCGTAAGTGCCGTTGAGAACATCCAGGACAGCTTAAGCGGCATAGCAACCGGCGTTGTAGGGCTGTCTGAGCAGACAAAGGAGGTTACGGGGACGGCTGACCTTGTAGCGTCATCGTTTTTTACCAATGTGGAATCCGGCATATCACAGGTCATAGCATCGTTACAGGATAACGCAAGGGCAAGCCAGGAACTTAGCGGCGCCATCGACAGCCTTCTCACTACCGTCGATGCAATGTCGAAGTTCGTTGATGATATCGAAGAGATAGGTGGGGAGATTGAACTGATCGCTGTTAATGCCCGCATTAAAGCAGCCCATACAGGTGATGAGGGAGCGCCCCTGGGGGTCATTGCCGAGGCAACACAAAAGTTGTCGATAGAAGCAAGCGCCCAGAAAATGGCAATATCGAACATGCTGAGGGAGATCGTATCAAAGACCGGGCAATTACACGAAGGCATACGCGCTGATGTCAATGAACGGTTGCGTGAAGTAGATGACATGGCAGAGGGTCTTAAGGGGCTGCTGGTCAACCTGCACCGTGTTCACGACAATATCCTTCATCTCCTCGGTAAGATTGACCGGGCATGTCAGGTGCTTGCCTGCGACATACAGGATAGTGTATCCGGGATTACAGTCCACAGACAGTTTGAGGAAACGATCGCCGGGATTATGTTCACCCTTGACAACATAATCGGTGAATCACGGCGGCTTGTTCCTGTCGATGATATACGCAACAGGAAGGGTGCCCTCGTAAACCTCAAACAGCACTATACCATGCAGAGTGAGTACAATATCCATGAATCCTATGAGAGTTCCAGGGTCATTGATTTGAAAAAGGCGAGGGAATTGAAGACAGAAGATAAGGATTCTGCAGGTAGAACTTCCGGCACGGAGATTGCAGATGATTATGGTGATAACGTGGAATTATTTTAG
- a CDS encoding STAS domain-containing protein, producing MMNYSVQEGPETANITFRGELTVRSAGEIREILRKTLDGCRAVTVRLEDIEILDLSCIQIFCAAQKTAFKMNKQLALDTVLPEAVVRTIEQAGFYCLKTCGNNKNNACPMTRRTDG from the coding sequence ATGATGAATTATTCAGTACAGGAAGGGCCAGAGACAGCGAATATCACATTCCGTGGTGAGCTGACCGTTCGATCCGCCGGTGAAATCCGGGAAATCCTCCGCAAAACCCTTGATGGATGCCGGGCAGTTACAGTACGCCTCGAAGATATAGAGATCCTTGATCTTTCCTGTATCCAGATCTTCTGCGCCGCACAAAAAACAGCATTTAAGATGAATAAGCAATTGGCCCTCGATACGGTATTACCGGAGGCCGTGGTCCGTACCATTGAACAGGCCGGTTTTTACTGTTTGAAGACCTGCGGTAATAATAAAAATAATGCCTGCCCGATGACGAGGAGGACAGATGGCTAA